From Arachis hypogaea cultivar Tifrunner chromosome 3, arahy.Tifrunner.gnm2.J5K5, whole genome shotgun sequence:
CCTCTAGTGAAGAAGGACGATGACCACGACGACGAAGgtccttcattctttctttccctttcttcttcctactttctttctttctctgccACTCCTCCATCACTATGTTTCGCTTCCAGATCCAATGCTTAATTCCTGTTTCTCATTCTTAGATCCTCGTGTCGGTGCCTTGTTGATCTGGTTCCGATTCGACATAGGACCTAGTTTATTAAGATACTTGTGTTGATTTAGGCACGTAATTTGCAATGCAGATCGTTATTTCTTTGCAATTGATTGTTTAGAATTCGTTATACTGCTCAGTTGATTCATTCATATTCTTCATAGCTAGTTTTCGCATGTTGCTCCGGAGTCACGCTTGTATACTGAGATGAATTTGAGTGTACTATCATGAATGTGTTGTATTAATTTCATTTTTTCTCCGGTTTGTTTAACAGCTGAGTATTCTCCCTTCTTGGGAATTGAAAAAGGGGCTGTTCTTCAGGAGGCCAGGGTTTTTAATGACCCGCAACTAGATGCTAGGAGATGTTCAcaggtttttatttatttatctatcctCAGCTAGGTAATCTATCTTGTTTCAGTCGAGTTATTCAGCAGTTGAATTTGATATTGTGTTTGTTCGTTGTACCTTTTCAAGGTTATTACAAAACTGTTATACCTACTGAATCAGGGAGATACATTTACAAAGGTAAAGAGTTTTGCCTAAGTTTCCATTTATCTGTTGTGGAGAGTTATCTGTTTTGTACCTTGAACACTTGTTTATAGATTGAGCCTGCATAATCATGTTAGAGTCATtgatattttgtaatttattcttGCTTCAATTGTGTAGGTTGAAGCCACAGAAGTTTTCTTTGCTGTGACAAAGCTCTTCCAGTCTCGAGATCTTGGGCTTAGGAGAATGGTCTACCTCATAATAAAGGAACTCTCCCCTTCTTCAGATGAGGTACAAATTCTCACGCAAACTTCATTATTTGTCAGATAGACATTGATCTGTGcattaaaaatttagtttctgactgttctctcttttgttttttcttttgttccaAAGGTTATCATTGTCACAAGCTCTCTTATGAAGGACATGAATAGTAAGATTGATATGTATAGGGCAAATGCCATTCGTGTGCTTTGTCGTATCACAGATGGAACGCTCCTTACCCAAATTGAGCGGTATTTGAAACAAGCCATTGTAGATAAGAATCCAGTCGTTGCAAGTGCAGCCCTCGTTAGTGGCATACATCTCCTCCAGGTAATACTTAGTTTTATAGTTTGTCCTTATTCAGCAGATTCTATTGCTTGCTTATCTTATATCACCCCTTTCAGACAAATCCTGAGATAGTAAAAAGGTGGAGCAATGAGGTTCAGGAAGCTGTTCAATCAAGATCACCTCTTGTACAGTTTCATGCACTGGCTTTGCTACATCAGGTATGCTGCATGAATGCTTTGATAACATACATATACAGGTTCTTGGTGTTGCAAAATAAGTTGAactaaaataaatactttattgaTCATTATAAATCATTTAGTAAGTCAGGATCCTAGTTTTATTTTTACATGGTAATCAACTGTGAATTACAAACAGTTTAGTGACACATGGTGGTTTACAACATTGCAGATACGGCAGAATGATCGACTAGCTGTTAGCAAGCTGGTTACCAGCTTGACAAGGGGAACTGTCCGCTCACCTTTGGCCCAGTGCCTTTTGATTCGTTATACAAGTCAGGTGTGCTTTACTTTTCGCGTATTTCTATCGCTGGGATGATATTTGTTTGCATAATATTTAATGCATATTGTTTGCAGGTTATTCGGGAATCAGGAAATAATACACAAGCAGGTGACCGCCCCTTCTATGATTATCTTGAGGGTTGCCTTCGTCACAAATCAGAGATGGTGATTTTTGAAGCTGCCAGAGCAATTACAGAGCTCAATGGTGTAACAAGCCGAGAATTAACACCAGCAATTACCGTTCTTCAGCTCTTCTTGAGTTCTTCTAAGCCAGTTTTGAGATTTGCAGCTGTCCGAACTTTGAACAAGGTTAACTTTCTTTTATCATTTGAATTTGaggggagaaaaaaaaaatgcttTTTTTGGTTTCATTGATTCTGAGAAAGGGTCCAGCACAATCCCTGTTCCCCCCTCAAGGGAGGTTTTGCCTTTTGCCTGTTATGTTTTGGGGGAAGTCAgttgaaaaacttttaaaaaatcttctGAGTTCATAAATTGTGTTAGCTAATGCATCATAGGATTTATGTTGGTCAAACCTGATCAGTTACTTTTATTCATAATTGTTGAATATAGCTTTGAACTTTACAGGTTGCAATGAAACATCCAATGGCCGTCACTAACTGCAACATTGATATGGAAAGTTTGATTTCTGACCAGAACAGAAGCATTGCTACACTAGCTATTACTACTCTTTTGAAAACAGGTAACGAATCCAGCGTAGACCGTCTTATGAAGCAGATTACAAATTTCATGTCTGATATTGCGGATGAATTCAAGATTGTTGTCGTTGAAGCAATAAGATCATTATGCTTGAAGTTCCCCTTAAAATATAGATCTCTGTGAGTATATGCGTCATTCTGTTGGTTTCCTTTTTCCCAGATGTTACATATTTCATACGAATATCTTTCTAGATAAGTGATTTAGTCTAAATTAATGGGTTCTGTGATGACATTATTCAGGATGAACTTCCTGAGTAACATTCTTAGGGAAGAAGGTGGTTTTGATTACAAGAAAGCAATTGTAGATTCAATTGTGATTCTGATTCGAGATATCCCTGATGCTAAGGAAAGTGGGCTGCTCCATCTTTGTGAGTTCATTGAAGATTGTGAATTCACTTATTTGTCCACACAggtattatttttttactttgttcTTTATTGTGTGGTTTTGAAATTTTATCACTTGTCATCAATCATTGTTTTTTCCCTGTCATACCCTAGATACTACACTTTCTGGGAGTTGAAGGCCCAAAGACATCAGATCCGAGCAAATATATTCGTTATATTTATAACAGAGTACATCTTGAGAATGCAACTGTTAGGGCCAGTGCTGTGAGCACGCTAGCAAAGTTTGGGGCTGCAGTTGATGAGTTAAAGGTGTAACTTGcctctctttattattttattgttattattattattttttttttctagtggATAGTATATCTGTAATATtttctttagttattttaatGTGAAGTTGCTATTAAATTAGTCTGAAACCTCATATGTACCCTTTTCAGCCCCGCATATTTGTTCTGCTAAGGCGGTGTGTTTTTGACAGTGATGATGAGGTAAATTTCTAAACATATCTTTTAAGGGATTTCTGTAATTGCATGGTGTTTGATATCACAGATTTTCTCCCCTGGAGATGTGTAAAACTGCTACCTGCTTtgatttttatgttctttttaatttctatgtAGGTCCGTGATAGGGCAACACTTTATCAGAATACGCTTGGAGGCGATGGTTCAGTTGTTGAGACTGATAAAGATGTGAAGGACTTCCTCTTTGGGTCATTTGATATCCCACTTGTCAATCTTGAGACTAGTTTGAAAAATTATGTAAGTCATATCCATTTTTCTTGCTCTTCATTTGTTAAGGACATATCTAATGTTCTGAATGTGAATGCAGGTGCCTTCTGAAGAGCCTTTTGACATTAACTCAGTGCCCAGGGAGGTGAAGTCTGCGCCTCTTGCAGAGAAGAAAGCACCTGGTAAAAAGCCAGCTGGTTTGGGTGTCTCTAGTAGTGGGCCCCCGTCTACTGTTGATTCATATGAAAGGATGCTTTTGTCCATTCCTGAGTTTGCAAACTTTGGGAAGCTTTTCAAGGtttttttcaccttttttttctttttttttcttcctgaacccgttagttttatatttttccttttatatccaATATGATATGTATGCTGACATCATATTTCTTTCCAGTCCTCAGCACCAGTGGAGCTTACCGAAGCAGAGACAGAATATGCTGTTAATGTTGTTAAACACGTATTTGACAAGCATATTGTGTTTCAGTACAACTGCACAAACACAATACCGGAGCAGTTGTTAGAAAATGTAATGTGAAATACATTTACTGTACAATTTCATACCACACTACCTCTCTGGGTTGACTATATATAATCTTTTCCCATATACCAGGTTATTGTAATTGTGGATGCTTCAGAAGCAGAAGAATTTTCTGAGGTGTTCTCCAAGCCTCTCAGGTCTCTTCCTTATGATTCACCTGGGCAAACTTTTGTGGCATTCGAGAAGCCTGAGGGATTGGCAACAGTTGGAAAATTCGCTAACATCCTGAGATTTATTGTTAAAGAGGTATGTTTCCCTTTTATTCTTCTAAGCTTTTGGTTTCCTTTATCTCAGTCACCCCAGTATGTATATGATGATGTGTATATTTCATGCCTAGagcttgtattttttattttttttttccttatgccagaaattttttgaaattacaaCCTACCATATTTTTGTGTAACAAAAAGTTGAAAATACTCGGCAGCCAGTGTTTTATCAGAATTTTTATTGGAATTGCTAGAATGATTTGGCCACACCGTTTCCCCTTTGCATAAATGAGTGGATCTTAGAgtatcaaaagaaaataaatgagtgGGTCTCACCACTTCATATAATCCATTTtgtgtataaaaaataatttgattacaTTTTTTTGGTTGTGGAAAACTGGAAATCTCATCACTACTACATAAATTTGATTTTGATCAGGTTGACCCATCCACTGGTGAGGCAGAAGAAGATGGTGTTGAAGATGAATACCAGCTGGAGGATCTGGAGGTTGTTGCGGCAGATTACATATTGAAAGTGGGGGTCTCCAATTTCAGGAATGCTTGGGAAGGTATGGGACCTGATTGTGAACGAGTAGATGAATATGGTCTTGGCCCGAGGGAGAGTTTGGCCAAAGCTGTAAATGCGGTCATCACTCTTCTTGGCATGCAGCCTTGTGAGGTAAGCCGTTGATGTCGATTTGCTGCATcgtttcatgtttcttgttttgaGACCTATTCTTCTTAGTCTGTTAATAAGCCGATTGTTCAATATTTGGTTCTGTACAAGATTAATCTTCTACACCGTAAGTTTTCAGAGTTTGACATATCTCACATATAGATTCAAGTACATTGGTGCATACAAAAGAATTTGTTGCTCTCATTCATTGTGTTCCTTTAAAAGAATCGGAAGTTGAACTTTGTAAGGATAAAAGTAGAGTATCATTTGTGTGTATCTTTTCATGACTCTCATCTTGTCCACTTTGTAGGGCACGGAGGTTGTCCCTCCCAATTCAAGGTCGCACACATGTTTACTGTCAGGTGTATACATAGGGAACATCAAAGTGCTTGTGCGGTTGTCCTTCGGACTTGACGGTCCTAAGGATGTTGCAATGAAACTGGCCGTCAGATCCGAGGATGAAACCGTCAGTGATGCCATTCACGAGATTGTGGCAAGCGGCTAAAGAACAAACGTTGACTCAGCTCGGCCTTTCTCTTGATGAAATTGGAGTTAAATAGCAACATAGAGTCATAGATAGACGTGTGTAAAGAATTGCAGAACTGTACGCTTTGGACTTGGCATATGCACCATTTATTTGTCACTTACTGCATGCTTGTTAGACTAGCAACCATACTCCAAAGTCTTGATTATTATACATTTATACTTCATTCTCTTTGTAGAAcattttatacaaattttgtgCATTCACCTTAATATTTGTTTCGACAATGAATCGATATTTGTTCAATAGCAATTGTCTTGTCTGAAAGATATTCTCTCCTACTTAGTTTTGAAATCTATTGTTTATTTCTTGATATCATTACGTTACAGTGTTGATATGTCGCACTTAGAAAAGCCGCAATCTTTGTTTAAAATATTGAGATGCATAGAGAAggtaaaaaataaaggaaaaagagagaCTTAGGATGCATAAAGAGCATTTGCCTATATATTCTAATGTTATAACGAACGTAAGTATTGTTTCATACTACATTCACAATCGAGAAAATGTTAGGAACgcttatatatagttatatactaCATGCCTTAGGAACGTATATAGCCGCTCGTATAGCCTTTCATATAAATGGACCTAACAAGGGAACTCAAAAGTTTAGTCTGTACCCTCTCCTTCAATGGCTCAAATCATCCTCCTATGCCCTCCAAATGCCCATATCTAATCaataaaaaaaggggggaaaaCAAGAGTTAAGTCCTACAAGTGAAAAGTATATTAGATTCAATTGCCTCACTGTTTTCATCCCATAATATCTACTATTAAGTATTAATTAACTAATGAAACAACATAAATATCAAGCAGACATGTAACACAATTTCATCAACTTCATATATTATGTAAGTTACTCCTTCCGTTTCTTTTTATCTGCCATGTCACTTTTGGTATATCATTAAATCAATTTATCAAGATACAATTACCATGACAGAAAATGAAACAGAGGGATTTGATAAGGCCAAAATTCAATGCTCACCTTAAGGTTTGTGTCCCAACTTCCTGTACACAAGGCACTTCCATCAGCTGCCAGACCTAAACAGCTGATCCTGCCCTCATGAGAGTCTTGAAGAGACCCTAAATTCAACACCACCTGCAAAGGAACAAATAATCAATCATATGTTACAAAATTTAACAAGCTTTCAAGTTACATTACATTAAGGCACAAAGCGAGTACCTTTGCCAACAAAGTGTCCCATACGTAGCAATCTCCATTTGTGTATCCAGCAAAAAGGAGTCTTCCTGATATGGAGAACGCGATGGAGGTCACGGGTGGTGTTTCATTGTCACTGTGCTTCTGACAGTATACTTGAAGTTGGTGTCCAGTCCGAATGTCAAACAATCTGCATGTTCCGTCCTCCGAGCCAGTTCCGAATCTATTTCCATCTGGAAAGAGCTTGACCGAATTAACATCTCCTTCATGCCCATGGAATGTCCGAACTGCTCGACTTGCCATACGTGTATCCCACAATCGAGCAGTGGTGTCACAGGAACCAGATGCAAACATTCTTGAGTTGGATTCGTTAATGGAGATGCTGAGGCAGGACAAAGTAACAGCATATTCCTAAGAAAGTATTCAATAAATAACACATAATAGTTTTCCAATGAACATGTTACCTAGTCAGCACATTGATTACCATCAAGATTTCACCACTTTCTCAGTGGGATTGCATGAGATGAAATGTTTAAAAGAAGAGCATATTCATTCTTTTGGTTTTAATTCAAAACATTGGACAGCACACCAAAGCAATCATTCAATTCTGCTGCATCCTAAAACAAATATGCTCTTCACTTTTTTCTCAAATTTGAAGTTGCACATGGGAAGAATGACTACAAAATTTCAACGAAATCAACTGAACTAAGCagtattttaagtttaattttatgtttatcaCAAAGCAGGAGTTCTTCTGAACATTTGTGTAATAGATGGAACATCTTATTAAGTAAATGCAAACTATAAAGAAGGGGATAGTAATATACTCCAAAGTCCAAAGTCTGGAAAAAATCCACaaatagttgaattaattcataAAATCATCAAACATACCTAAGTACATCTGCAGTATGTCCAGATTGAAATTCACCACCAAAGACAGAAGTTTTAAGGCCGGTAGTAATATCCCATAGAACACAAGTCTGATCACCAGAACCAGTAATTAAGTGAGTGTCTTCGTCAGGAACATACTGACAAGATGAAATGTAACCCTTATGTCCACAAAGCGTCCGGGAAACAGGTAGATTCCCATCCTTGTCGGTGGCGGAATTCAGGTTGAAAATAGAGCAAACACTGTCAAGTCCACCACATGTAATTGACTGACCAGTTGGTGAGAATGCAGTTGCCATGACCCATGCACAAGGAAGCTTTATGGCGTGGATTTTCTGCCTTGTTAGAGCATTCCACACAATTAATCGACCATCTTGGGATGCACTAACAATCCGATTCCTCTCAGATGTCCAATCTAATGAATACACCTGCAACagttaaatgaaaataaaatttctaaattcTGCTAGTCTGATGAGTATTAATCTTCGCGAAACTGTTGATATATAACTAAGCAAAGGACCAGGTCAATGTGGGGAAGCAGAGATGAAAGAATTGAATAACTATTGATCAAATTAATTTCTCAAACATTTGTTAAATTCACAGGTGCAGCAAAGAAAACTATACCCCCCTTGGTTCCAGTTTCTCAAACTACATACACACTAACACTAGTTTATAGATAAGGTATTCCCACTTTACAGTTTCAGCACACAAGATATGATCTTTTCCATAATTCTTTAACTCCAAACTCAAATTTCATGAATAATAGTTCATACTAATACTTGATAAGGCAATTCCATAGTCATTTAACAAAGTATTAACTGATAAAAACAACTAATTATTGAatggaaagaacaagaaagtaatgCATTACTTTTCACATATGaaggaaagaagaggaaaaggcaAAAACAGCAAGAAAAAGGGTACCTTTCCTGTATGGCCCTGCAAAGTTCTACAGCAAACCAGATCAGTAGGTCCAAAAGTCACAGGACTCTTACCCTGAGACCTCGCATACCCAGCAACTGaaatcaacaaaacaaaaatgcttcAAACAGTGAGTTCAGAAGATCAAAATCCAAATTCCACAGTatagagtaaaagaaaaaaagaaattgttTTTGGGTTTACGATCAGTATCAAGCAAAGAACGGCGTGTATGGTTTAAACGTTGTTTGAGATTGTTGAGTGTGTCAGTGGCAGCTAAGTGACGCTCCTTGAGCTCAGCAACAGACATTTTTGGTTGAGAAAGGGACATATGAACATGAATTTGAAGCACCACACAATACAAGTCAATTCACAACCACAATTACAATCACATTGCAGTGTGTTTCAGAATGAATGCAAGTTGGGAAATTTATGCCGATGAAATGATGGGGTTGCTTGAGTTTTGTGTTTGGTGCTGTGTTACTTTTCAACTTGTTCTTccaaacagaagaagaagaagaagaagaagaagaagaagaaaggtggAGTTCAAACTCGGGGAAGGAAAGTGTGaatgaattataaattttttaaataaataaataaatagaataattgTATTTTGTACTTTGTAGGACATTTCCTTTTCCTATCTCTACTGAAACGAAGACCTGAGctggcaatttttttttttaatttgccaTATTCAAAGATCTCTGCTACGCGGACATTGATATTACAtactatttttgttaattaaaataatttaaatatataattaattaataaaaattgtatttttatatgaatattaAGAGCTTCTGGTGTATATCATACATTATtgatatttgttttatattttttcattagAAGCTAAAgaaaaaaaggtttttttttttttgaaacatagaaagctcaacacattaaagtggagcataaaataaagaagaagacacACAACGAGCTACCAACCGAAACTGCAATGTTCTTTCATTTATaagaataagtaaataaattcaAAACATGTCTTCTTTTTGTAAGATTTTGAAGTAATGCATACTTGAATCAAGTatatattcttttaattcttttttttggtgactctaTTCTTTTAATGTTTAACTATATTAATATAGTTGTAcagaaaaacataataaaaaaagaacGAGAGATAATTGACTTTTAAAGTCTTAACCTTGGACACTACCCCACTTCCCAAGCATCCACCAAACACAAATTAAGATTAAGGATAAACATGAAGAATTAGGCCACCTCAACATGAGATCTTTTTCTAAATGGGAACTAGCCAAGTTGGGGTGGGTGGAATCTTTGAAAACTACGTTGTGTATCGAATGAGAAACCCGGGATTTTACAAGTGGCTCTTTTGCTCATAAGTCAAAACGAAATCTCTCATATTAGGAGCCCACCTTTGTGGAAAAATGCTCAAAATAAGTGTACATCATATCATTGTGAACAGAATAGCTAAATGAGAATTATTTTTTCCTATGGTTTTCCACGTATGTTATACTTCTCAACTTCATAACCCACACAGGCTTGGCTTTATATTTGACTTTTAGTGAAGTTTAAGTATTTAATATAAAGTTGAATGATGAATCTTCTCCTCAATTAATTAGTAACCTTTCATTAAGCTAAaggaataatgatgaaaaattcCGTTGCCGGGAATCGAACCCGGGTTTCCTGGGTGAAAGCCAGATATCCTAACCGCTGGACGACAACGGATGATGTTATCAAATACTCCATGATATATTTTTATAGTGAGAAAAAACTTGAACGAAACTGAAGATTACATTTATGCATCTGCCAATTTTCTTTCCCCTAagcaaatttttgtttatttttacacTATTCTCTGCATAATGCATATTATTTATGTGACAGACAAATGTAAATCATGACAAAGATATTGTTAATAATTGCTTATCCTATTAAATCCTTCTAAGGTCCATATGGCCAACtcttaatattttaagaattaatttggtGTAATTTTACCGGGTTTAGAATCGGataaaaatcttataaaatagTCTCTGTTATTATTTTGGGTTGGATCCGGGTCAAGACAAATTCGGCTTCATCCACTCCATATATACTCTAAGTAGGGGTAGAAAAAGGTCAGGCGGCCTGCCAGGGGCCTGGCCTGTGTTTGACCTGacctggcctggcctgttataaaataggtacagGCTCATGCTCTTTTAAAAGCTTTAATACATTAATAGGTCAGGGCTTACTAATTAGCCTTATAGGCCTGACAGGCCTGCCTGgacctgttaaaatataattaaatatataaataattatttattattaataaaattatgagatattttaaatttattatattttattataaatatttttgtatattttaaatatgttagaagtttaaaattttttataaatattaaatatatgacatattatatataacaatttttattaaaaaataatttttttaaataatatttttatttttgtaaaaaaaaaattatcaggccttttaacaggcttcaggccaggcctagtactttataaagagcctataacaggttgcaggccaggctcaggccaatcaactgtatgacaggccaggcctattaagagcaaagcctggcctGACCTGACCTGGCCTGTTTCCACCTCTAACTCTAAGGaactaaaaaagatatatatgttttaaattaattttgatattatgttttattaattataaacttattgttttattttcaatcacacttgttgaattaaaaaatagatcaaagaaacatcaaattgaaatttatgaacaaattcaaattcaaatatggatatcaacTTTTTTATAACaagttttttctttataaataagtgtatcataataagtttttttataaattattgttaaaactTTAAAGACCCGATTTAGAACCATTATAGTTGTGGTccaaaaatatttagattttatCGGGTTTAAGACCaagttagaataaaaaaatagaccCTGTGTATATTTAGGATCAGATTTGAGTCAAGACAAATTCGATTTCACCCGATCCACGAATATTCCTACTTTCTCCCACCGAAGCTTTTAGTtccaataatattaatagatattgctAATGCTTTTGGCTAAGGGATCTGGCTcgggcagagagagagagagaagcaaaCGATTGAAGTAAATAAGGATCATCTGAAATCTAAAAATCCAATTACATAACCCAACTTAACAAGAAAAACAAGCTCAAGCAGACACAAATTCTGCCTCCAAAAAAAGTCACATGGACATTATATTTCCAATGGTTCAATAAGCCAATGGAATAATTACACTGGTAAGAAGCCGATCATTCATATGATGAATCAAAacctatatgtatatataaatgaaTCAAAGAAACAACAAATAAAATCATTCTGACAGCAATCCAAGGAATAAGATGATATGAATATGTAGATAGAAGCTTCAAACTGCAAATCAGTTTAGCCTCCAGAGTGAGAAGCTGGAGTTGTTTCAAAACGACCATCCTTGAACACATGGATATATTGTTGGGGCAAAGCATGCTCCACCTGTAATAATAGAGGAAGTGTTTAAATTTGGAATATTAAATAAATCACTTGAGTTCCCTAGGTCACTAATAATCTAAGAACAAGATAGATGCATCCAATCAATAATTTACAATGTAACAGATAAGATTTGAAGTACATGGTTGGAATTATTTCCCTTCTTTTGGGGATGGGGGGTAGAATAGGCTTTATTTCATATTTAGATGACAAACCATATTTTGCTAT
This genomic window contains:
- the LOC112788970 gene encoding coatomer subunit gamma-2: MAQPLVKKDDDHDDEAEYSPFLGIEKGAVLQEARVFNDPQLDARRCSQVITKLLYLLNQGDTFTKVEATEVFFAVTKLFQSRDLGLRRMVYLIIKELSPSSDEVIIVTSSLMKDMNSKIDMYRANAIRVLCRITDGTLLTQIERYLKQAIVDKNPVVASAALVSGIHLLQTNPEIVKRWSNEVQEAVQSRSPLVQFHALALLHQIRQNDRLAVSKLVTSLTRGTVRSPLAQCLLIRYTSQVIRESGNNTQAGDRPFYDYLEGCLRHKSEMVIFEAARAITELNGVTSRELTPAITVLQLFLSSSKPVLRFAAVRTLNKVAMKHPMAVTNCNIDMESLISDQNRSIATLAITTLLKTGNESSVDRLMKQITNFMSDIADEFKIVVVEAIRSLCLKFPLKYRSLMNFLSNILREEGGFDYKKAIVDSIVILIRDIPDAKESGLLHLCEFIEDCEFTYLSTQILHFLGVEGPKTSDPSKYIRYIYNRVHLENATVRASAVSTLAKFGAAVDELKPRIFVLLRRCVFDSDDEVRDRATLYQNTLGGDGSVVETDKDVKDFLFGSFDIPLVNLETSLKNYVPSEEPFDINSVPREVKSAPLAEKKAPGKKPAGLGVSSSGPPSTVDSYERMLLSIPEFANFGKLFKSSAPVELTEAETEYAVNVVKHVFDKHIVFQYNCTNTIPEQLLENVIVIVDASEAEEFSEVFSKPLRSLPYDSPGQTFVAFEKPEGLATVGKFANILRFIVKEVDPSTGEAEEDGVEDEYQLEDLEVVAADYILKVGVSNFRNAWEGMGPDCERVDEYGLGPRESLAKAVNAVITLLGMQPCEGTEVVPPNSRSHTCLLSGVYIGNIKVLVRLSFGLDGPKDVAMKLAVRSEDETVSDAIHEIVASG
- the LOC112788971 gene encoding guanine nucleotide-binding protein subunit beta-1; the encoded protein is MSLSQPKMSVAELKERHLAATDTLNNLKQRLNHTRRSLLDTDLAGYARSQGKSPVTFGPTDLVCCRTLQGHTGKVYSLDWTSERNRIVSASQDGRLIVWNALTRQKIHAIKLPCAWVMATAFSPTGQSITCGGLDSVCSIFNLNSATDKDGNLPVSRTLCGHKGYISSCQYVPDEDTHLITGSGDQTCVLWDITTGLKTSVFGGEFQSGHTADVLSISINESNSRMFASGSCDTTARLWDTRMASRAVRTFHGHEGDVNSVKLFPDGNRFGTGSEDGTCRLFDIRTGHQLQVYCQKHSDNETPPVTSIAFSISGRLLFAGYTNGDCYVWDTLLAKVVLNLGSLQDSHEGRISCLGLAADGSALCTGSWDTNLKIWAFGGHRRMI